In the Fibrobacterota bacterium genome, AAGGCCATTCCTTCCGCACCAACTCCGATACGGAAGTGCTCTTGCACGGCTACGCCGCCTACGGAACCAAGCTGCTGGCGAAGCTGAACGGCATGTTCGCCTTCGCGTTGTGGGACGACAAGCGCAAGGTGCTCTTCGCCGCGCGCGATCGCATGGGCAAGAAGCCGTTCTACTACCATGCCACCGGCGAACGGATCATTTTCGCCTCGGAGATGAAATCGCTACTGGCCGAACCGGAAGTGCCGCGCCGCCTGGACCCGGAGGCCATCGACGATTTCTTCTCGTTCGGCTACATACCGGCGCCGCGCACCGCTTTCCTGGATGTGCAGAAACTGCGTCCGGGCCATTTCCTGCTTTGGGAAGACGGGAAAACCCGCGTCGAGAAGTACTGGGACGTGCGTTATGCGCCCGACCCCGATTGCAAAACCGAAAACGATTACGTCGACAAGCTGGAAACCCTGCTGCAGGCGGCCGTGAAGCGCCGCCTCATCAGCGACGTCCCGCTCGGCGCGTTCCTGAGCGGCGGCCTCGATTCCAGCGTCATCGTGGGCCTGATGGCGCGCGTCTCCGGCGAGCCCGTGCGCACCTTCACGATCGGCTTCGAGGAGAAGGAATTCAACGAGCTGGAGGACGCGCGCGTCGTGTCCGATGCCTTCGGCACCCTGCATCGCGAGCATATCGTGCGGCCCGACGCCTTGTCCATCCTGCCGTCCCTGGTATGGCATTTCGACGAGCCCTTCGCGGACTCTTCCGCCGTGCCCACCTATTACGTATGCCAGGCGGCCCGCCGCGAGGTGACGGTGATCCTTTCCGGCGACGGCGGCGACGAGTTGTTCGCCGGCTACAACGCCTATTTGGGGCGGGATCGTTACGATAAGTACAAAGCCATCCCGGCCCCCCTGCGCCGCATGGTCTGCGGGACGGCCGGGCGCCTATTGCCCTGGAACGCGCCGGGCCGCAACCTGATGCGCCGCTTGGGGCACCTGGAGGCTTTCGAACGCGGCGACATCCCCGAGTTATTCCCGCCCATCAAGGAAGCCCTGTACGCGCGCGAATGGGGCCGCAAGCTGACCGAGCGCGATCCCGCCTCCGTCTTCGCTTATTGGGAGGGCGCCCCGGCGTCCGGCCTCAGCCGCCTGCAATACCTGGATACCAAGGTCTATCTGCCCGAGGACATCCTCACCAAGGTCGATCGCATGTCCATGGCCAACTCCCTGGAAACGCGTGCGCCCCTGCTGGACTATACCGTGGTCGAATTCGCCGCTTCCATCCCGCCCGCATTGCAGATCAAGGACGGCAAGGGGAAGTACATCCTCCGCAAATTGGCCGGGCGCT is a window encoding:
- the asnB gene encoding asparagine synthase (glutamine-hydrolyzing), whose protein sequence is MCGITGYVLRSGSAESKRQVLEAMCGLISYRGPDGSGVLIQGQAALGHRRLSIIDLAGGAQPMATPDGSLTVVFNGEIYNFPELKRELIDKGHSFRTNSDTEVLLHGYAAYGTKLLAKLNGMFAFALWDDKRKVLFAARDRMGKKPFYYHATGERIIFASEMKSLLAEPEVPRRLDPEAIDDFFSFGYIPAPRTAFLDVQKLRPGHFLLWEDGKTRVEKYWDVRYAPDPDCKTENDYVDKLETLLQAAVKRRLISDVPLGAFLSGGLDSSVIVGLMARVSGEPVRTFTIGFEEKEFNELEDARVVSDAFGTLHREHIVRPDALSILPSLVWHFDEPFADSSAVPTYYVCQAARREVTVILSGDGGDELFAGYNAYLGRDRYDKYKAIPAPLRRMVCGTAGRLLPWNAPGRNLMRRLGHLEAFERGDIPELFPPIKEALYAREWGRKLTERDPASVFAYWEGAPASGLSRLQYLDTKVYLPEDILTKVDRMSMANSLETRAPLLDYTVVEFAASIPPALQIKDGKGKYILRKLAGRFLTPRVLAKKKQGFAIPREKWFQGALRDFARDILTSPRFRQRGFFRQDMVEMMLREHDRGSRDYSIWIWSLINFELWNQAFLDGDTRKI